From a single Pseudorasbora parva isolate DD20220531a chromosome 15, ASM2467924v1, whole genome shotgun sequence genomic region:
- the olfcb1 gene encoding olfactory receptor CB1 isoform X2, whose translation MATTHLEARRVKITSEKHLLVSTSSSSPVLSDKLRYPSFMRVIPSDVYQAQALVKLMSHFSWNWVGIVYGDDDYGRAAYQSFLEESAGKICADFEKVMPHYLDHVDVEKYIKDVAKSIRESSANVVLLILKPQLVEKLLKEMIQTNTSRVWIASDAWSMYRPLTKMSDINKVGQIFGFSFSMRNIPGFEDYLRNLRPTPGARNDYIKEYKQLRLSCLLWPSNCSTDDMLSAVDLREGYRERVAIYAIAHGIRTLLQCNDTACSGETNFPPWKLVESMRKVDFTLNGTRYFFDEHGDFVDGYDIIMWKENDDKRIIETVGKFLLTKGEVEIFSEFQSINDSLPLSRCSASCAPGTVKNQSKIPCCYNCVNCSEGNYTDGYDLPECLKCPDGMWSTKGASKCENFRDIYLVWTDSYPIALLAATAIGLVLVFTSLIIFSVHRNTTVIKKADNMMSSFMLLGLTVSFASVVMFIGRPNDHQCRAQQALYGLGFSLCVSCILVKAYRTFLAFMAFDPDRQHQLKKLYKPVINLVLLTGAQGLILLFWMTLGKSPKPVTKWPQTGLEKYVICDEGSIIGFGVMHGYIALLAFICFFLAFKGRKVPHDFNETGVIIFSMLIHLFVWLCFIPIYIERNQNEQRHIVQASAILASNYGIIFCHFVPKCYMVLWELSENSRSSIMGRLARRINEDTAFADISVLHEEGRIDSGNISPGVSPSAIEISAISKDVSSAINNDFFNMDRGGIEPRVSRHVQVRQRHITK comes from the exons ATGGCAACAACCCATTTAGAAGCCAGAAGAGTGAAGATTACCTCTGAGAAACACTTGTTG GTCAGCACCTCATCCTCTTCGCCAGTCCTGAGCGATAAACTGCGTTATCCGTCCTTCATGCGTGTGATTCCCAGTGACGTCTACCAGGCTCAGGCGCTGGTCAAGCTCATGTCTCATTTCTCCTGGAACTGGGTTGGGATTGTCTATGGAGATGATGACTACGGTAGAGCGGCCTACCAAAGCTTCTTAGAAGAGTCAGCCGGAAAAATATGTGCAGATTTTGAAAAAGTGATGCCACACTACTTGGACCATGTGGATGTTGAAAAGTACATCAAAGACGTTGCTAAGAGCATAAGAGAGTCTTCTGCCAATGTGGTGCTGCTCATCCTGAAGCCGCAGCTGGTGGAGAAGCTCTTGAAGGAGATGATTCAAACCAACACCAGCAGAGTCTGGATCGCGAGCGATGCCTGGTCCATGTACCGCCCCTTAACAAAGATGAGTGACATAAACAAAGTGGGTCAAATCTTTGGCTTTTCCTTTTCCATGAGAAACATCCCAGGGTTTGAAGACTACTTGAGAAACCTCAGACCAACGCCAGGAGCAAGGAATGACTACATAAAAGAGTACAAGCAGCTGAGACTGAGCTGTTTGCTGTGGCCGTCCAACTGCTCCACCGATGACATGCTGTCCGCAGTGGACCTGAGGGAGGGATACCGGGAGCGGGTGGCCATATACGCCATCGCTCATGGGATCAGGACACTCCTGCAGTGCAATGACACCGCCTGCTCCGGAGAAACCAACTTCCCACCCTGGAAG CTAGTGGAAAGTATGCGCAAAGTGGATTTTACGCTTAATGGCACTAGATATTTCTTTGATGAACACGGGGACTTTGTGGACGGTTACGACATCATAATGTGGAAGGAGAATGATGATAAACGAATTATTGAAACAGTGGGAAAATTCCTCTTGACAAAAGGAGAAGTGGAGATCTTCAGTGAATTCCAGTCCATAAATGACAGC CTGCCCTTGTCCAGGTGCTCGGCGTCTTGTGCACCGGGAACAGTGAAGAACCAGTCGAAGATCCCTTGCTGCTACAACTGCGTCAACTGCTCCGAAGGAAACTACACGGATGGATACG ATCTCCCCGAATGCCTGAAATGTCCCGACGGAATGTGGTCTACTAAGGGAGCAAGTAAATGTGAGAATTTCCGGGACATATATCTGGTTTGGACTGACAGTTATCCCATAGCTCTGTTAGCGGCTACAGCGATAGGCTTGGTGCTAGTGTTCACTTCGCTCATCATTTTCAGTGTGCACAGAAACACCACCGTCATCAAAAAGGCTGACAATATGATGTCTAGCTTCATGTTGCTGGGGCTGACGGTCAGCTTCGCCAGCGTGGTCATGTTCATCGGCAGGCCAAATGACCACCAGTGCAGGGCACAGCAGGCCTTGTACGGGCTCGGCTTCAGCCTGTGCGTTTCATGCATCCTGGTCAAAGCCTACCGCACTTTCCTGGCTTTCATGGCCTTTGATCCGGACAGGCAGCATCAGCTTAAAAAGCTCTACAAGCCTGTCATCAATTTGGTCCTGCTTACTGGTGCCCAAGGACTGATCCTGTTGTTCTGGATGACTCTGGGAAAGTCTCCTAAGCCAGTGACGAAGTGGCCTCAAACTGGCCTGGAGAAATATGTGATCTGCGATGAGGGCTCCATTATAGGTTTTGGGGTGATGCATGGTTACATAGCTCTATTGGCCTTCATTTGTTTCTTTCTTGCATtcaagggtagaaaagtcccaCATGATTTCAACGAGACTGGCGTCATCATCTTCAGCATGTTGATTCATCTGTTTGTCTGGCTTTGCTTTATTCCCATTTATATAGAAAGAAACCAGAACGAACAGCGGCACATTGTTCAGGCTTCGGCCATCTTGGCCTCCAACTATGGCATAATCTTCTGTCATTTTGTCCCGAAGTGTTACATGGTCCTGTGGGAGCTGTCGGAGAATTCGAGGTCATCAATCATGGGGAGGTTGGCTAGACGCATTAATGAGGACACGGCCTTCGCAGACATTAGCGTATTACATGAAGAGGGCCGGATCGACTCCGGCAACATCAGCCCTGGTGTTAGTCCATCAGCGATAGAGATCAGTGCGATTTCTAAAGATGTTTCCAGTGCTATAAATAATGATTTCTTTAATATGGATAGAGGCGGCATAGAGCCGAGAGTATCCCGCCATGTCCAGGTGAGGCAAAGGCACATTACAAAATAA
- the olfcb1 gene encoding olfactory receptor CB1 isoform X1, producing the protein MEPRLELCVLAMMMLSLGLGVRDDIPRSICGAYMDGDINIAILSSIHSKVINLYNRTRPQPFVCTDFDLVTFLQSLGAIYAIEEINNSTLLPGIKLGYAICDPCASPTKALHSVEHLLAINGSLPALSDYSDFRPPVKALLGERYSELSIAIAKLLSLYLCPQVSTSSSSPVLSDKLRYPSFMRVIPSDVYQAQALVKLMSHFSWNWVGIVYGDDDYGRAAYQSFLEESAGKICADFEKVMPHYLDHVDVEKYIKDVAKSIRESSANVVLLILKPQLVEKLLKEMIQTNTSRVWIASDAWSMYRPLTKMSDINKVGQIFGFSFSMRNIPGFEDYLRNLRPTPGARNDYIKEYKQLRLSCLLWPSNCSTDDMLSAVDLREGYRERVAIYAIAHGIRTLLQCNDTACSGETNFPPWKLVESMRKVDFTLNGTRYFFDEHGDFVDGYDIIMWKENDDKRIIETVGKFLLTKGEVEIFSEFQSINDSLPLSRCSASCAPGTVKNQSKIPCCYNCVNCSEGNYTDGYDLPECLKCPDGMWSTKGASKCENFRDIYLVWTDSYPIALLAATAIGLVLVFTSLIIFSVHRNTTVIKKADNMMSSFMLLGLTVSFASVVMFIGRPNDHQCRAQQALYGLGFSLCVSCILVKAYRTFLAFMAFDPDRQHQLKKLYKPVINLVLLTGAQGLILLFWMTLGKSPKPVTKWPQTGLEKYVICDEGSIIGFGVMHGYIALLAFICFFLAFKGRKVPHDFNETGVIIFSMLIHLFVWLCFIPIYIERNQNEQRHIVQASAILASNYGIIFCHFVPKCYMVLWELSENSRSSIMGRLARRINEDTAFADISVLHEEGRIDSGNISPGVSPSAIEISAISKDVSSAINNDFFNMDRGGIEPRVSRHVQVRQRHITK; encoded by the exons ATGGAGCCCCGTCTGGAGCTGTGTGTGCTGGCCATGATGATGCTGAGCTTGGGTCTAGGGGTCCGGGACGACATTCCCAGATCAATATGCGGAGCCTACATGGATGGAGACATAAACATCGCAATCCTGAGCTCCATTCACTCTAAAGTAATCAACCTTTACAACAGAACGAGACCGCAGCCGTTCGTCTGCACGGA TTTTGATCTGGTCACATTTCTACAGTCGCTGGGTGCCATCTACGCAATTGAAGAAATCAATAACTCCACGTTGCTTCCGGGGATAAAGTTGGGATATGCTATCTGTGATCCCTGTGCATCTCCCACCAAAGCACTGCACTCTGTGGAGCATTTACTGGCCATTAACGGATCTCTGCCGGCTCTCTCGGACTACTCCGACTTCCGTCCGCCGGTTAAGGCTCTTCTGGGAGAGAGATACTCAGAGCTGTCCATCGCCATCGCCAAGCTCCTCAGCCTCTACCTGTGTCCTCAG GTCAGCACCTCATCCTCTTCGCCAGTCCTGAGCGATAAACTGCGTTATCCGTCCTTCATGCGTGTGATTCCCAGTGACGTCTACCAGGCTCAGGCGCTGGTCAAGCTCATGTCTCATTTCTCCTGGAACTGGGTTGGGATTGTCTATGGAGATGATGACTACGGTAGAGCGGCCTACCAAAGCTTCTTAGAAGAGTCAGCCGGAAAAATATGTGCAGATTTTGAAAAAGTGATGCCACACTACTTGGACCATGTGGATGTTGAAAAGTACATCAAAGACGTTGCTAAGAGCATAAGAGAGTCTTCTGCCAATGTGGTGCTGCTCATCCTGAAGCCGCAGCTGGTGGAGAAGCTCTTGAAGGAGATGATTCAAACCAACACCAGCAGAGTCTGGATCGCGAGCGATGCCTGGTCCATGTACCGCCCCTTAACAAAGATGAGTGACATAAACAAAGTGGGTCAAATCTTTGGCTTTTCCTTTTCCATGAGAAACATCCCAGGGTTTGAAGACTACTTGAGAAACCTCAGACCAACGCCAGGAGCAAGGAATGACTACATAAAAGAGTACAAGCAGCTGAGACTGAGCTGTTTGCTGTGGCCGTCCAACTGCTCCACCGATGACATGCTGTCCGCAGTGGACCTGAGGGAGGGATACCGGGAGCGGGTGGCCATATACGCCATCGCTCATGGGATCAGGACACTCCTGCAGTGCAATGACACCGCCTGCTCCGGAGAAACCAACTTCCCACCCTGGAAG CTAGTGGAAAGTATGCGCAAAGTGGATTTTACGCTTAATGGCACTAGATATTTCTTTGATGAACACGGGGACTTTGTGGACGGTTACGACATCATAATGTGGAAGGAGAATGATGATAAACGAATTATTGAAACAGTGGGAAAATTCCTCTTGACAAAAGGAGAAGTGGAGATCTTCAGTGAATTCCAGTCCATAAATGACAGC CTGCCCTTGTCCAGGTGCTCGGCGTCTTGTGCACCGGGAACAGTGAAGAACCAGTCGAAGATCCCTTGCTGCTACAACTGCGTCAACTGCTCCGAAGGAAACTACACGGATGGATACG ATCTCCCCGAATGCCTGAAATGTCCCGACGGAATGTGGTCTACTAAGGGAGCAAGTAAATGTGAGAATTTCCGGGACATATATCTGGTTTGGACTGACAGTTATCCCATAGCTCTGTTAGCGGCTACAGCGATAGGCTTGGTGCTAGTGTTCACTTCGCTCATCATTTTCAGTGTGCACAGAAACACCACCGTCATCAAAAAGGCTGACAATATGATGTCTAGCTTCATGTTGCTGGGGCTGACGGTCAGCTTCGCCAGCGTGGTCATGTTCATCGGCAGGCCAAATGACCACCAGTGCAGGGCACAGCAGGCCTTGTACGGGCTCGGCTTCAGCCTGTGCGTTTCATGCATCCTGGTCAAAGCCTACCGCACTTTCCTGGCTTTCATGGCCTTTGATCCGGACAGGCAGCATCAGCTTAAAAAGCTCTACAAGCCTGTCATCAATTTGGTCCTGCTTACTGGTGCCCAAGGACTGATCCTGTTGTTCTGGATGACTCTGGGAAAGTCTCCTAAGCCAGTGACGAAGTGGCCTCAAACTGGCCTGGAGAAATATGTGATCTGCGATGAGGGCTCCATTATAGGTTTTGGGGTGATGCATGGTTACATAGCTCTATTGGCCTTCATTTGTTTCTTTCTTGCATtcaagggtagaaaagtcccaCATGATTTCAACGAGACTGGCGTCATCATCTTCAGCATGTTGATTCATCTGTTTGTCTGGCTTTGCTTTATTCCCATTTATATAGAAAGAAACCAGAACGAACAGCGGCACATTGTTCAGGCTTCGGCCATCTTGGCCTCCAACTATGGCATAATCTTCTGTCATTTTGTCCCGAAGTGTTACATGGTCCTGTGGGAGCTGTCGGAGAATTCGAGGTCATCAATCATGGGGAGGTTGGCTAGACGCATTAATGAGGACACGGCCTTCGCAGACATTAGCGTATTACATGAAGAGGGCCGGATCGACTCCGGCAACATCAGCCCTGGTGTTAGTCCATCAGCGATAGAGATCAGTGCGATTTCTAAAGATGTTTCCAGTGCTATAAATAATGATTTCTTTAATATGGATAGAGGCGGCATAGAGCCGAGAGTATCCCGCCATGTCCAGGTGAGGCAAAGGCACATTACAAAATAA
- the zgc:112001 gene encoding ankyrin repeat domain-containing protein 9, which produces MTPRLRAPARPDSQMEDERKQQHEVISFLFYQAVRDLKPVWMLEDMRTMETFYWEEDARQRTYSPSEALLYAIVHDHRPYAQHLLSRFADAALAMPGARFCCCPSSAPHLAMAVRYDRLDILGHILQVARRAPGLRSYMNRGGCFHLEDGKTPLHLACELLRADAVMLLLGNGASPQAVDRNGMTPLDVILQQLWDSKVNARAKKTCLDNLLMFMPGTRYKMRSALQKERARWSRVLGEDKLNYLIGRDPAPLFLIAMRRILTQLPAERFLQSLELLPIPASLKPLPRTHTHTSHAM; this is translated from the coding sequence ATGACGCCGCGTCTCCGCGCTCCCGCTCGGCCGGATTCCCAGATGGAGGACGAGCGCAAGCAGCAGCACGAGGTCATCTCGTTCCTGTTTTACCAGGCGGTGCGGGACCTGAAGCCCGTGTGGATGCTGGAAGACATGCGCACCATGGAGACCTTCTACTGGGAGGAGGACGCGCGGCAGAGGACCTACAGCCCGTCCGAGGCGCTGCTGTACGCGATCGTGCACGACCACCGGCCGTACGCGCAGCACCTGCTCAGCCGGTTCGCGGACGCGGCGCTGGCCATGCCCGGGGCGCGCTTCTGCTGCTGCCCGTCCTCCGCGCCGCACCTCGCCATGGCCGTGCGCTACGACAGGCTGGACATCCTCGGACACATCCTGCAGGTTGCGCGCCGCGCGCCGGGCCTGCGCTCGTACATGAACCGCGGCGGCTGCTTCCACCTGGAGGACGGCAAGACCCCGTTACACCTGGCCTGCGAACTGCTGCGCGCGGACGCTGTCATGCTGCTGCTAGGCAACGGCGCGTCCCCGCAGGCCGTGGACCGCAACGGCATGACGCCGCTCGACGTCATCCTTCAGCAGCTGTGGGACTCCAAGGTGAACGCGCGCGCCAAGAAAACCTGCCTGGACAACCTGCTGATGTTCATGCCGGGAACGCGCTACAAGATGAGGAGCGCGCTGCAGAAGGAGCGCGCGCGCTGGTCCCGCGTGCTCGGCGAGGACAAACTGAACTACCTCATCGGACGCGATCCCGCGCCGCTCTTCCTCATCGCCATGCGGAGGATCCTGACGCAACTTCCGGCCGAGCGCTTTCTGCAGAGCCTGGAGCTCCTGCCCATTCCAGCATCCCTCAAACCCCTgcccagaacacacacacacaccagccatGCCATGTGA